The following DNA comes from Micromonospora chokoriensis.
CCCAGGTCGCCAGGCTGCTCACCACCGACACCCTCGCCGGGGGATTCGGGCTGCGGACCATGGCCACCGACGACGCCGGCTTCAGCCCGCTGTCGTACCACTGCGGTTCGATCTGGACCCACGACACCGCGATCGTGCTCGCCGGCCTGGCCCGCACCGGGCACCGGGAGGCCGCTCTCGGCCTGGCCGAGGGGCTGCTCAGCGCTGCCGAGGCGTTCGACTACCGGATGCCGGAGCTGTACGGCGGCGACGACCGCGCGCTGCTGCACCGCCCGGTGCCGTACCCGGCCGCCTGCCGCCCGCAGGCGTGGGCCGCGGCCGGAGCGGTGCTGCTGCTCCAGGCGGCGACCGGCCTCTACCCGGACGTGCCCGGCGGCACGGTCCGGTTGGCCCCGCTGGCCGGGCCCGAACTGGGCGGGTTGCACGTCGACGGACTACGCGTCGGCGACGCCTCCGTGACCGTCACGGTCGACCAGTCAGGCGAAGCCACAGTCACCGGCCTCCCCACCCCGCTGACCCCCCTGACCCCGCTAACCCCCACCATCCCCACCCAACGCCGCCCCACCACCCCAGCCCCGCACTGAACCCACCCCACCCTGCCCCACCCCCACCCCCACCCCCGCCCCACCCCCGCCCCGCCCCCGCCCCGCCCGTCCCACCCGTCCCGTCCGTCCCGCCCGTCCCGCCCGTCCCCGCCCTCGTCGATCATGGAGTTGTGGTGGGCATTCGCTCCACATGTGCCCCTTATGGGGGGCACCACAACTCCATGATCGACGCGGAAGGGGCGGGACGGGACGGGGGCGGGGGTGGGGGCGGGGGTCAGGGGCGGAGTTCGGTGATCAACTCTTCGTCGTCGACCTCGCCGGTGGGGTGGAAGCCCAGGGAGGTGTAGAGGGCGGCGGCCTGGGTGTTGTCGGGGTGGTAGGAGAGACGGACCGGGGGGTTGCCCTCCCGGGTGGACAGCCAGTCGGCCAAGGTCCGCACCGCTGCCCTGCCCACACCGCGGGTCTGCTCGGCGGCGTCGATCAGCATGCCGCCGATCCAGTGCGAGCCGTCGTCGTCCACACCCCACATGACGTGCCCGACAACGGTCTCGTCGGCATAGACGGCCAGGGAGTTCCACACCTCGGAACGGGTGCTCAGCAGCAGGTAACGCGCGCCCAGGGCGGCCACGAAGCGGCGTTGCTCGTCGCGCGGGGCGACATCGGCGACCGCCCGCCAGTTGTCGTCGTCGACCGGCCGGAGCGTGATTCGGCGCCCCTGCCGGTCCAGGTGTCCACCATTGATCATCGGCGGATGCTACCCGGTCGGCGACCTGAGATCTTGGACAGTTTCCGTCAGCGCGTGACGGGAACTGTCCAAGATCTGCGCCAGCAGCGAGGGAGGGATCAGTCGAGCAGGGCGTCGAGGCCGACGGTGAGGCCGGGACGGTTGCGCACCGCGCGGACGGCCAGCAGCACACCGGGCATGAACGACACCCGGTCGTACGAGTCGTGCCGAATGGTCAGCGTCTCCCCGGTGCCACCGAAGAGCACCTCCTGGTGGGCGACGAGCCCGGTGGCGCGTACGGCGTGGACGCGTACACCGTCGATGTCGGCGCCGCGCGCACCCGGAACCTCGTCCTTGGTCGCGTCCGGCACTGGGCCGAGGCCCGCCTCGGCGCGAGCCCGGGCGATCTGCCGGGCGGTGTGCGTGGCGGTGCCACTCGGTGCGTCCAACTTGCGCGGGTGGTGCTGCTCGATGATCTCGACGGACTCGAAGTGCCGGGCGGCCCGCGCGGCGAACTGCATCATCAGCACCGCGCCGATGCCGAAGTTCGGGGCGATCACCACGCCCACCTCGGGCT
Coding sequences within:
- a CDS encoding GNAT family N-acetyltransferase, which translates into the protein MINGGHLDRQGRRITLRPVDDDNWRAVADVAPRDEQRRFVAALGARYLLLSTRSEVWNSLAVYADETVVGHVMWGVDDDGSHWIGGMLIDAAEQTRGVGRAAVRTLADWLSTREGNPPVRLSYHPDNTQAAALYTSLGFHPTGEVDDEELITELRP
- the dapB gene encoding 4-hydroxy-tetrahydrodipicolinate reductase, whose amino-acid sequence is MTDEQKTPAGLVRVGVFGARGRMGVEVCKAVDAADDLTLVASIDQGDDRSAVAAAEVVVDFTTPDVVMDNLKWCVDQGISVVVGTTGFTEQRLAQVRGWLADKPEVGVVIAPNFGIGAVLMMQFAARAARHFESVEIIEQHHPRKLDAPSGTATHTARQIARARAEAGLGPVPDATKDEVPGARGADIDGVRVHAVRATGLVAHQEVLFGGTGETLTIRHDSYDRVSFMPGVLLAVRAVRNRPGLTVGLDALLD